A genomic region of Leptolyngbya sp. NIES-2104 contains the following coding sequences:
- a CDS encoding serpin family protein, whose translation MKTFEWKRSSIALFAILLAVGAISCSGSAHSQNPKSEIRNSQITQAREVKPVNPKIVEANTRFGFKLFSEILKKDGKENVFVSPSSVAIALSMAYNGANGQTKTAMAKALEFQGMTLEEINQAHHNLKAALEKADPKVQLLIANSLWARQGVDFNPSFLDRNAKFYDAKVKSLDFEQPAAADEINSWVKESTRGKIPKIVDRINPNDVMFLMNAIYFKGKWTNEFDKSNTQTRPFTLVNGSKKQVPLMKRQGNYRYFETNQFQAISLPYGDERLSMYVFLPKSNLAAFQKSLTAQNWQTWMKQFSAREGQIQLPRFKMDYDVELKEALSALGMGIAFDDAADFSGLSKGTTKIDQVKHKTFVEVNEEGTEAAAVTSIGIVATSIRVPEEPFRMIVDRPFFSAIRDNQTGEILFMGTIVNPE comes from the coding sequence ATGAAAACATTTGAATGGAAGCGATCGAGTATTGCCTTATTTGCAATTCTTCTCGCAGTTGGCGCGATTTCTTGTTCAGGTTCAGCCCATTCACAGAACCCAAAATCAGAGATTAGAAATAGTCAGATTACCCAAGCGAGGGAAGTCAAACCTGTGAATCCAAAAATTGTGGAAGCCAATACCAGATTCGGGTTTAAATTGTTTTCTGAAATTCTCAAGAAAGACGGGAAAGAAAACGTTTTTGTCTCGCCTTCGAGTGTGGCGATCGCGCTTTCAATGGCGTACAACGGCGCAAATGGTCAAACCAAGACTGCAATGGCGAAAGCACTCGAATTTCAAGGCATGACGCTCGAAGAAATTAACCAAGCTCATCACAATTTGAAAGCGGCGCTAGAGAAGGCTGATCCGAAAGTGCAATTGTTGATCGCGAATTCGCTTTGGGCGCGTCAAGGTGTCGATTTTAATCCGAGTTTTCTCGATCGTAATGCGAAATTCTACGATGCCAAAGTGAAATCGCTTGATTTTGAGCAACCTGCGGCAGCGGATGAGATCAATAGTTGGGTGAAAGAAAGTACTCGCGGCAAAATTCCGAAAATTGTCGATCGGATTAATCCCAATGATGTCATGTTCCTCATGAATGCCATTTATTTCAAAGGGAAATGGACAAATGAATTTGATAAAAGCAATACACAAACTCGTCCATTCACGTTAGTAAATGGCTCGAAAAAACAAGTTCCTTTAATGAAGCGGCAAGGTAACTACCGCTATTTTGAAACGAATCAATTTCAAGCGATTAGTCTACCTTACGGTGATGAACGTTTGAGCATGTATGTGTTTCTGCCCAAGTCAAATTTAGCAGCATTTCAAAAGTCTTTAACTGCTCAGAATTGGCAAACTTGGATGAAGCAATTTAGCGCTCGTGAAGGACAGATTCAACTGCCTCGCTTCAAGATGGATTACGATGTCGAGCTAAAAGAGGCGCTTTCTGCTCTTGGCATGGGGATTGCTTTCGATGATGCCGCAGATTTTTCTGGACTCAGCAAAGGAACCACCAAAATCGATCAAGTCAAACACAAAACTTTTGTCGAGGTGAACGAAGAAGGAACAGAAGCGGCAGCGGTGACTTCGATCGGGATTGTGGCAACTTCTATCCGAGTTCCAGAGGAGCCATTCAGAATGATTGTCGATCGACCGTTCTTCTCTGCGATTCGAGACAATCAAACGGGTGAAATTCTATTTATGGGAACGATTGTGAATCCGGAATAG